In the Uranotaenia lowii strain MFRU-FL chromosome 1, ASM2978415v1, whole genome shotgun sequence genome, aaagttgtgatcccaaattaagctcagaatggccgaaaaacgcttctaaaggccagaattcgcattttaaagttgtgatcccaaattaggcccagaatggccgaaaaacgcttctaaaggccagaaaacgcattttaaagttgtgatcccaaattaagctcagaatggccgaaaaacgcttctaaaggccagaaaacgcattttaaagttgtgatcccaaattaagctcagaatggccgaaaaacgcttctaaaggccagaaaacgcattttaaagttgtgatcccaaattaagctcagaatggccgaaaaacgcttctaaaggccagaaatcgcattttaaagttgtgatcccaaattaagctcagaatggccgaaaaacgcttctaaaggccagaaatcgcattttaaagttgtgatcccaaattaagcccagaatggccgaaaaacgcttctaaaggccagaaaacgcattttaaagttgtgatcccaaattaggctcagaatggccgaaaaacgcttctaaaggccagaaaacgcattttaaagttgtgatcccaaattaggctcagaatggccgaaaaacgcttctaaaggccagaaaacgcattttaaagttgtgatcccaaattaggctcagaatggccgaaaaacgcttctaaaggccagaaaacgcattttaaagttgtgatcccaaattaagctcagaatggccgaaaaacgcttctaaaggccagaaaacgcattttaaagttgtgatcccaaattaggctcagaatggccgaaaaacgcttctaaaggccagaaaacgcattttaaagttgtgatcccaaattaggctcagaatggccgaaaaacgcttctaaaggccagaaatcgcattttaaagttgtgatcccaaattaagctcagaatggccgaaaaacgcttctaaaggccagaaaacgcattttaaagttgtgatcccaaattaagctcagaatggccgaaaaacgcttctaaaggccagaattcgcattttaaagttgtgatcccaaattaggctcagaatggccgaaaaacgcttctaaaggccagaaaacgcattttaaagttgtgatcccaaattaggctcagaatggccgaaaaacgcttctaaaggccagaaaacgcattttaaagttgtgatcccaaattaagctcagaatggccgaaaaacgcttctaaaggccagaattcgcattttaaagttgtgatcccaaataaggcccagaatggccgaaaaacgcttctaaaggccagaaaacgcattttaaagttgtgatcccaaattaagctcagaatggccgaaaaacgcttctaaaggccagaattcgcattttaaagttgtgatcccaaattaggctcagaatggccgaaaaacgcttctaaaggccagaaaacgcattttaaagttgtgatcccaaattaggctcagaatggccgaaaaacgcttctaaaggccagaaaacgcattttaaagttgtgatcccaaattaggctcagaatggccgaaaaacgcttctaaaggccagaaatcgcattttaaagtagtgatcccaaattaagctcagaatggccgaaaaacgcttctaaaggccagaaatcgcattttaaagttgtgatcccaaattaagctcagaatggccgaaaaacgcttctaaaggccagaaatcgcattttaaagttgtgatcccaaattaagctcagaatggccgaaaaacgcttctaaaggccagaaatcgcattttaaagttgtgatcccaaattaagctcagaatggccgaaaaacgcttctaaaggccagaaaacgcattttaaagttgtgatcccaaattaagctcagaatggccgaaaaacgcttctaaaggccagaaaacgcattttaaagttgtgatcccaaattaagctcagaatggccgaaaaacgcttctaaaggccagaaaacgcattttaaagttgtgatctcaaattaagctcagaatggccgaatatcgcttctaaaggccagaaaacgcattttaaagttgtgatctcaaattaagctcagaatggccgaaaaacacttctaaaggccagaaaacgcattttaaagttgtgatctcaaattaagctcagaatggccgaaaatcgcttctaaaggccagaaaacgcattttaaagttgtgatcccaaattaagctcagaatggccgaaaaacgcttctaaaggccagaaatcgcattttaaagttgtgatcccaaattaagctcagaatggccgaaaaacgcttctaaaggccagaaaacgcattttaaagttgtgatctcaaattaagctcagaatggccgaaaaacgcttctaaaggccagaaatcgcattttaaagttgtgatcccaaattaagctcagaatggccgaaaaacacttctaaaggccagaaaacgcattttaaagttgtgatctcaaattaagctcagaatggccgaaaatcgcttctaaaggccagaaaacgcattttaaagttgtgatctcaaattaagctcagaatggccgaaaaacgcttctaaaggccagaaatcgcattttaaagttgtgatctcaaataaagctcagaatggccgaaaaacgcttctaaaggccagaaatcgcattttaaagttgtgatcccaaattaagctcagaatggccgaaaaacgcttctaaaggccagaaatcgcattttaaagttgtgatctcaaattaagctcagaatggccgaaaaacgcttctaaaggccagaaatcgcattttaaagttgtgatcccaaattaagctcagaatggccgaaaaacgcttctaaaggccagaaaacgcattttaaagttgtgatcccaaattaggctcagaatggccgaaaaacgcttctaaaggccagaaaacgcattttaaagttgtgatcccaaattaggctcagaatggccgaaaaacgcttctaaaggccagaaaacgcattttaaagttgtgatcccaaattaagctcagaatggccgaaaaacgcttctaaaggccagaaaacgcattttaaagttgtgatcccaaattaggctcagaatggccgaaaaacgcttctaaaggccagaaatcgcattttaaagttgtgatcccaaattaagctcagaatggccgaaaaacgcttctaaaggccagaaaacgcattttaaagttgtgatcccaaattaagctcagaatggccgaaaaacgcttctaaaggccagaaatcgcattttaaagttgtgatctcaaattaagctcagaatggccgaaaaacgcttctaaaggccagaaaacgcattttaaagttgtgatcccaaattaagctcagaatggccgaaaaacacttctaaaggccagaaaacgcattttaaagttgtgatctcaaattaagctcagaatggccgaatatcgcttctaaaggccagaaaacgcattttaaagttgtgatctcaaattaagctcagaatggccgaaaaacgcttctaaaggccagaaatcgcattttaaagttgtgatcccaaattaagctcagaatggccgaaaaacacttctaaaggccagaaaacgcattttaaagttgtgatcccaaattaagctcagaatggccgaaaatcgcttctaaaggccagaaaacgcattttaaagttgtgatctcaaattaagctcagaatggccgaaaaacgcttctaaaggccagaaatcgcattttaaagttgtgatcccaaattaagctcagaatggccgaaaaacgcttctaaaggccagaaatcgcattttaaagttgtgatcccaaattaagctcagaatggccgaaaaacgcttctaaaggccagaaatcgcattttaaagttgtgatcccaaattaagctcagaatggccgaaaaacgcttctaaaggccagaaaacgcattttaaagttgtgatcccaaattaggcccagaatggccgaaaaacgcttctaaaggccagaaaacgcattttaaagttgtgatcccaaattaagctcagaatggccgaaaaacgcttctaaaggccagaaaacgcattttaaagttgtgatcccaaattaagctcagaatggccgaaaaacgcttctaaaggccagaaaacgcattttaaagttgtgatcccaaattaagctcagaatggccgaaaaacgcttctaaaggccagaaatcgcattttaaagttgtgatcccaaattaagctcagaatggccgaaaaacgcttctaaaggccagaaatcgcattttaaagttgtgatcccaaattaagcccagaatggccgaaaaacgcttctaaaggccagaaaacgcattttaaagttgtgatcccaaattaggctcagaatggccgaaaaacgcttctaaaggccagaaaacgcattttaaagttgtgatcccaaattaggctcagaatggccgaaaaacgcttctaaaggccagaaatcgcattttaaagttgtgatcccaaattaggcccagaatggccgaaaaacgcttctaaaggccagaaattgcattttaaagttgtgatcccaaattaggctcagaatggccgaaaaacgcttctaaaggccagaaaacgcattttaaagttgtgatcccaaattaagctcagaatggccgaaaaacgcttctaaaggccagaaatcgcattttaaagttgtgatcccaaattaggcccagaatggccgaaaaacgcttctaaaggccagaaaacgcattttaaagttgtgatcccaaattaagctcagaatcgccgaaaaacgcttctaaaggccagaaaacgcattttaaagttgtgatcccaaattaagctcagaatggccgaaaaacgcttctaaaggccagaaatcgcattttaaagttgtgatcccaaattaggctcagaatggccgaaaaacgcttctaaaggccagaaatcgcattttattaaagttgtgatcccaaattaggctcagaatggccgaaaaacgcttctaaaggccagaaaacgcattttaaagttgtgatcccaaattaagctcagaatggccgaaaaacgcttctaaaggccagaaaacgcattttaaagttgtgatcccaaattaagctcagaatggccgaaaaacgcttctaaaggccagaaaacgcattttaaagttgtgatcccaaattaagctcagaatggccgaaaaacgcttctaaaggccaaaaaacgcattttaaagttgtgatcccaaattaagctcagaatggccgaaaatcgcttctaaaggccagaaaacgcattttaatgttgtgatcccaaattaggctcagaatggccgaaaaacgcttctaaaggccagaaatcgcattttaaagttgtgatcccaaattaggctcagaatggccgaaaaacgcttctaaaggccagaaaacgcattttaaagttgtgatcccaaattaggctcagaatggccgaaaaacgcttctaaaggccagaaatcgcattttaaagttgtgatcccaaattaagctcagaatggccgaaaaacgcttctaaaggccagaaaacgcattttaaagttgtgatcccaaattaagctcagaatggccgaaaaacgcttctaaaggccagaaaacgcattttaaagttgtgatcccaaattaagctcagaatggccgaaaaacgcttctaaaggccagaaaacgcattttaaagttgtgatcccaaattaagctcagaatggccgaaaaacgcttctaaaggccagaaaacgcattttaaagttgtcatTCATCCATGACGAGATTTTTGAGTCATATTTTATATTGttggttctatttttttttgtctttttagccGAATAGTTTGAGCGCATTAAAATGCAGTCAAGAAATCAATTATAAAGGTATTAGATAACAAATAATGGATTGCACCAAATGCGGCTTCCGCTTGAAGTTAATATTTCATACATTGTTGCACTGAAAGGCTGTCGTCAAAATGCATATTTGGTTGATCATCGTTTTACCTCTGATGATTTCATGGACTACCTCAATTGAGTAAGTAAAATTCAGATATTTgaagtcaatttttgtttttcatttttttttttggttcaacaGCTTCGAATTTGAAACGGTGGAAGAAAACCTTTGCAAGGATGTTGGAGGTCAATGCTTGATCCAGAATTGGACCTCCGATTTCCGGTGGCCTACGGAGTTTGAGAATACTTACGATTCATTGATTTTGAGTAATCTAAGTGTCTCAAATACTTCTAAGGAGATGTTCGATTATTTAACGTTGAATTTCAAAACGGTTTCGATTGAAGGCTGTCACATAGCTGATATTTATTTGGCTTCGAACTTCAGTTCTTTAACTGTGGATTGCAGTGGCTCAATCCggttgataattttgaaccgGGAAGACTACCTTTTAGAGACATTAGTGATAAAGGAAACAACTTTCACTGAAAAACCGTCCAATTTGAGTCTCTTGAGCCAATTGAAGGATTTTCAAATGCATCAGGTTGGTGAATTGGCATTGGACGCTTCCGAACTCGACGGCCTGAAGCACCTCAAATATATCGTTATTACAGACACCAACGTCACCGTAAAACTTTCTTCAACGGTGTTTCTCAAATCTTTACTGGTGATGGAACTTAAAAATTGCAGTCTAACAACGTTGGATCTGAGCCTTTGGTATCTTCCGGAActtcagaaaataaatttcaaaaataaccaactGAAGGAACTTCCTCGCGGATTGAACCGGTTCAAGGCACTAGGTATAGCCGATTTTTCCGACTGTAAGCTGGAAACTGTTGAAGCCGAAAGCTTCCAAGGGCTGGCGGAACTTCAGCTGCTGCATCTACAGAACAACCGAATCGTGAGCTTCGAGCTGCCcctaaatttgacatttttgattacGATCAATTTAAGGAATAATGAATTACGATTTGTTGAGCTGCCCGAAGATCAGAAGTGGCAGCGATTGGATCTGGACGGCAATCCCCTGAACTGTAGCTGGTTGACTGCGAAACAAGAGTCTCTTGAACGGATTGTTCCGAGTTTCGTTGGCTTGAAGAAACATCTCTGCTGGAAAACAATCTATGCAAAGCTTTCATTTGGGAATTGATTGAAGATATCCTTAATAACCTATTGTAACTTtactaaattgtaaaaatttgaaataaacaaaatttaacctCTAGATTAAGGAATGTCTCTTGTCTAATAACAGTCTTTGTCCTAGTCTTGGAAGATCGTCGACATGAAAGGTGATCAACCTATTTACAAGGTGAAAACATCGTCAACCCGGAAGATCTTTAACctagaaaatttttaacttggcAGATCAACAACCTGGAAGATCGTCAATCTGGAAGATCGCCAATCTGGAAGATGGTCAACCTAGTAGATCGCCAACATGGAAGATAATCAACCTTTAAGGTTGTCAACCTGGAAGTTCATTAACATGGAAGGTTATCAAATTGGAAGTACGTTAATCTGGAAGATCTGAACCTGTAAGATTGACATTTTGGGAGATCTTGAACTTGAAGATTGTGATTATGGAAGATCGTCAACTTGAAAGATCCATAGCCTTAAAGATAATCAACCTGGAAGATCTTTAACCTGAACAATCGTGAACATGAAAGATCTCACCAGGAAGATCGTAGTCCTGGAAGATCGTGAACCTATAAGATAGTCAATCTGGCAGATCATCAACCTGGAAGAACGTCTACCTGGAAAATCTTTAACCTAGAAATTTCAACAACCTGGAAGATCGTCAATCTGGAAGATCGCCAACCTGGAAAATGTTCAACCAAGCAGATCGCCAACATGGACGATAATCAAACTGTCAACCTGGAACCCAGGAATATCTTCAACCTGAAAGATCTTACACAAGAAATAATCAACTTGGAAGATCGTTCTTCTGGAAGATCGTCAACTTTGAAGACtgctaaaatttggaaaattgtcATCTAGGAAGATGACCAATCTGGATGGTCGATAACCAACAAGATTGTTAATCTGGAAGGTTGTCAACCTGGAAGTTAAGAAAGATGATCAATCTGATAGATCTTCAACCTGGAAAATCGTCAACCTGGAAGGTTACCAACCTAAAAATCGTCAACTTACGAGAATAGGAAGATCGTCAACCTAGTAGGTCGTTAGCTTTTAAAGTTGGGAATTGCTGGAAGATCATCACAACTTAGAGATCGTCAACCTGTAGATAGTCAACCTGGAAAATGGTCAGTTTGAAAGATCGTGAACATTGAAGATCGTTAACCAGAAAGATCGATAACCTTAAAGACAATCAACCTGGAAGACTGTAAACCCGAACGATCGTGTACATAGAAGATCTCTCCAGGAAGATCGTCGTCCTGGAAGATCGCCAGCCTGTAAGATAGTCAATCTGGAAGATCATTAACTTGGAAGATTGTCAACCTGGAAATTGGAATCTAAGAAGATCGTCAACATGCAAGATCTTTAACCTACCAGACCGTCAATATCTTAAACCAGGAAGATCGCAACTTGGACGAACGTCAACCTGATATATCATCAAACTGAATAATCTAGTCGCAAACTTGTCAACCTGGAATCCTGAAATATCTTCAACCTAAAATAATGAACTTGGAAGATCGTCAACTTCGAAGAAAGCATATCTGGAAAATCGTCAACCTGGAAGATCGTCAATCGGGTGATCGTAAACCTACAAGAGTGTCAATCTGGAACGTCGTAAACTTCGAAATTCAGAAATATGTTCAATCTAAAAGATCTTCAACCTGGAGGAACGTCGATCTGAAAGTTCACCATATTGCAAAATCGTCAACTTACGAGACCAGGAAGATCGTCAATTTCGAAGTTGTCAATTTCTGGAAGTTCATCACCATCTGAAAGTTCGTCAACCTAAAAGTTCGCAAACTTGGAAAGCCCAGAAAGGTCATCAACCCGGAAAGACAGGAAGATTGTCAACAGGGAAGATCTCAAACCTGTAAGATCGTCAACCTGAAAGATTTTCAACTTGGAAAACCGCCTACTTGGAAGATCTTCAAACTGGAAAGTCGTAAACTTGTAAGGTCGTCAACTTGTAAGGCTACTTTAACCTAATAGTTAATCAACCTAAAAGGTCGTTAACTTGGAAAATCAGAAAGATAATCAACCTGGAAACACAGGAAGATTGTCAACAGGGAAGATCTCAAACCTGTAAGATCGTCAATCTGAAAGGTTGTCATATTGGGAAATCGCCTACTTGAAAGATCGTCAAACTGGAAAGTCGTAAACTTGTGAGGTCGTCCACTCGGAAGGCCACGTGAACCTGAAAGTTAATCAACCTCAAAAGGCAGCAAAATCGTAAGCCTGGAAAATCATCAACCTGAAAGGTCATTCCTATTCCTTGCTGTGAACTTTCCGAGCAAACAACTTTTCGCGTTAATAGCCTTCACATTGACAAGTGTCAAAATGAGTCACCTTCTACGTCGATGACCCTTTTCAATGACTAACTTTGGGACTGACGACCTTGCAAGTAGACAAACTAAGAAATTGAACCTATTGAAAGGTTCTACCTTGAAGGTCGTCGAACTGGAAGGTCGTCAACCTGGATGGTGCAGATTGATCTTCAACTTGGATGGACGCCAACCTGAGAGACTTTCAATTTCGAAGGTTATCAACCTATAAGATCTTCAATCTGGAAGGTAGAACAATAAAGAAGGTCATCAGCCTAGAAAAAGATCAACTTTGATGGTAGTCAACATGGAAGGACGTCAACCTGAAACTTTGTCAACTGGGAAGGTTCTCAGCCAGGAAGATTGTAATCTTGGAAGACCTTTAACCTGGGATCTCGTCAATTTGCAAAGTCTTAAACTTAGAAGATCTTCCATATAACAGATCGTCATCTTGTATTGTAGGAAACCAGGTCTCTATTGGGCTTACCTTTGTTTTTACCCTGGTTAACTGGAACTCCGTATACCTTCTATTCCCTAAATCATACCTGGGGCTGCGGGCTTAGTTCCCACTTCGAACTGTTTATCACACTATCCTTTAAAAGTGGGAGAGCTaatcgcgctagtgcgctccaaggcattACTCATAGACGAGACCACTTTCGGCAATACCTCTCATCATTACGACTTGAagtctgaactctcctctaacgacttgacaACCGGCTCGAGGTTCCCACATGAACCTCTTCTCTtcgagacttgagacctgatcTCTTCTCTTACGAATTGAGATCCAAACTGTcttcgcatcgactcgaggttgacgtaTAGATACCTCTTTTCTGCACgactcaaggcccgatctcaCCTCTAAAGACTTATGATCTGATCTCTCCTCGTAATGGCTCGAGGTAAACACTTATATCtctcctcttgttgattaaagGCCTGCTCTCTTCTCTTGGGACTCGAGATGCAACctcttatcgtaaagactcggagttgaccacacaaacctttCCTGTTGAAGACTCGAAGCCTGACCTCtcttctaacgactcgaagcccgtcCTCTTATCCCCAGctaccgactcgaatggctcacccggcgtccaGAGcttctctacccgtgggtattccccgatcgtggaataaccctttcccaacgatttccactgctaAGAACGTagagtcttatccccgcagcttcgatCTTTGGGAACCGCACTTCCCAGGTACTTctcgaaggtggagcatcctacgcacgagcTCTGCGTATCCACGACATCCGCTAcacagaagatgttgccttatttTTCTAGCTTCAAACCATGGGGTCGGATGCACTCTCATTGAGAGCCTCTCGTGGATGGAGTTAGTCTACTCCGACCGAATCGTCCGGTCGTCTTGTATCCCTTTAGCTGGCAAgtctaggatttttggcccgcggctTACCGTGCCCTTTATTACTAGATCAAGAGCAACTTTTTCTGAACTCGTGCCTGTCACGGTACACATACGtgactttgaacgctacgactcggatgtttcccgacccTGAAGTTTCCCCtgtaggaagcggcactactcggatactccccggtGGTGGGGTATCCTACACCCGATCGCGGCGCACCCATGACCtccactacgcagaagatgatggcTTATCTTTgaagcttcgatcaagggaccggacgcacactactcaggtgcTGGAAGGTCTTTAGGCATGAAGGTGTTGAGTTTAGAACGTCTTCAAGTAAGAAGGTCTTGAGGCTTCAAGTATCTCTGGTAAGAAGGTCTTAAGGTAACAGAGTCTTTAAGATtgaaggtttttgagataaaaagGTCTGGTACCTATTGAAGGTCTTGAGACTAGACTAGCTTGATGTCAGTAGATAATGAGATTAGAAGGTCTCACGGCCTTGCGGATAGGAGGTCTTGAGACTACAACTGCTTCTTGCTAGAAAGTCTGGAGGTTAGAAGTTCTGGAGGGTAGAAAAATCTTAATATTTAAAGGTCGTGTGGCTAGAAGGTTTTAAGGATTAGATCGTCTTCATTGTAGAAGGTTTTGAGGTTTGAAGATCTCAAAGCTAAAAGATTTCAAACTAAAAGTTCATGAGAtcacaac is a window encoding:
- the LOC129759018 gene encoding uncharacterized protein LOC129759018 translates to MCRDKDEGILMDNREEIKRWKQHFDEQLNGALEEDQDGEGSFEFETVEENLCKDVGGQCLIQNWTSDFRWPTEFENTYDSLILSNLSVSNTSKEMFDYLTLNFKTVSIEGCHIADIYLASNFSSLTVDCSGSIRLIILNREDYLLETLVIKETTFTEKPSNLSLLSQLKDFQMHQVGELALDASELDGLKHLKYIVITDTNVTVKLSSTVFLKSLLVMELKNCSLTTLDLSLWYLPELQKINFKNNQLKELPRGLNRFKALGIADFSDCKLETVEAESFQGLAELQLLHLQNNRIVSFELPLNLTFLITINLRNNELRFVELPEDQKWQRLDLDGNPLNCSWLTAKQESLERIVPSFIVNLEDRQPGKCSTKQIANMDDNQTVNLEPRNIFNLKDLTQEIINLEDRSSGRSSTLKTAKIWKIVI